ACTTCATGAGCAATCGCCACGTTTTAAAGCCCCTTTGATTTCAGTAAACTGTGCAGCCATTCCTGAGACTTTAATAGAGTCAGAACTATTTGGTCATGAAAAAGGTGCATTCACAGGAGCAACCAGTAGTAGAACTGGTCTGATTGAAGCTGCGAACGGTGGTACTTTATTTCTTGATGAAATTGGTGAATTACCTCTTGAAGCACAAGCAAGATTGTTGAGAGTTTTGCAAGAGGGCGAAATTAGAAGAGTGGGTTCAGTTGCTTCACAAAAAGTGGATGTTAGATTAATTGCTGCAACCCATCGTGATTTAAAAACCTTGGCAGCAACAGGCGAATTTCGTAGTGATTTATTCTATCGGCTAAATGTGATTAGTTTACAATTACCTGCTTTACGTGATCGCGGCAAGGATATTTTAAAAATTGCACAAAGTTTTTTAGAGCGACAAATGAATGTAATGGGTAAAACTGATCTAGTATTTACTCCAGAAGCAGAACAAGCTATTTTAACTTATACTTGGCCTGGTAATGTGCGTGAGCTTGAAAACGCTGTAGAGCGCGCAGTTATTCTTTGTGAAAGTAATAATATTACTATCGATAATTTAGGCTTAGAGCCTGAGGTTTATGGTTTAGCTAGTTTGGGTGAAGATGAGTTAACCAATATTTTTAAAAAACCTCATGAAGGGGCTATTAATAATAAAGATCCTAAAGAAGGCTTATCTTTAGAAGATTATTTTCAACGTTTTGTATTAGAAAACCAAGATAAAATGACTGAAACAGAGCTGGCGCGTAAGTTGGGAGTTAGTCGTAAATGTCTATGGGAACGTCGTCAGAAATTGGGTATTCCAAGGAAGAAATAAATATGAATAGGTTTACTACATATCATCTGTTGTAGGTAATAAAAAAAATCCCTGTTAGGAACTAACAGGGTGCAAAAAGGTT
This portion of the Entomomonas sp. E2T0 genome encodes:
- a CDS encoding sigma-54-dependent transcriptional regulator, with product MSHILLVEDEVIIRTSLKRLLERHQYQVSEAGSVAEAQENYKIASFDLVITDLRLPGAPGTDMINLAQGVPVLIMTSYASLRSAIDSMKMGAVEYIAKPFDHDDMLRAVAESLAKKQVNSDKPAEGKRETTAKAKNNTKGTDIIGSSPLMQKLFEKIEKVAPTNSTVLILGESGTGKELVARTLHEQSPRFKAPLISVNCAAIPETLIESELFGHEKGAFTGATSSRTGLIEAANGGTLFLDEIGELPLEAQARLLRVLQEGEIRRVGSVASQKVDVRLIAATHRDLKTLAATGEFRSDLFYRLNVISLQLPALRDRGKDILKIAQSFLERQMNVMGKTDLVFTPEAEQAILTYTWPGNVRELENAVERAVILCESNNITIDNLGLEPEVYGLASLGEDELTNIFKKPHEGAINNKDPKEGLSLEDYFQRFVLENQDKMTETELARKLGVSRKCLWERRQKLGIPRKK